The nucleotide window GACGGGGGCGCCGGACGAGGCGGGGCGATGAGTGTCCATGACCCCAGTCTGTGCCATGACCCCGCGGGGTGTCCCGGGTTGGCGGCTCCGTCGTCGCGCCCGCGGCGGCACCGGTCCCGCCCGCCCGGCTCAGCGGCCGAGCACGTGTAGGATCCCGGCGAGGGCGGCGTGGACGCCCGTGGTCAGGGTCGGCTCCAGCACGGGGGCGAACTGCGGGGTGTGGTTGGCGGGGTTGTCCTCGAGCTCGTCGCCCTCGAATCCGCCCAGGAACCAGTAGACCAGCGGGACGCCGAGCGCGTCGGCGAGGGCCCCGACGTCCTCCGAGCCCATCAGCGGCGGCATCTCGGTGACGGCCTCGGCCCCCAGCTCCGCGCGCAGCGCGTCCATCACGGACGGGGTGAGCTCGACGTCGTTGTGGGTGCGGGGGAACGAGTTGTACCGGACGATCTCGGGTTCGGGGGCGCCGGAGGCCAGCGCCTCGGCCGTGAGGATCCGGTGGATCGCCGCGGAGACCTTCGCGCGGACCTCGGGCGTGGGCGTGCGCACGTTCAGCGCGATCTCCGCGGTGTCCGGGATGACGTTCTCCTTGAGCCCGGCGTGGAAGGTCCCCACCGTGACGACCGCGCGATCGGACGGGGCCACCTCGCGGGAGACGACCCCCTGCAGCCGCGTCACCGCGTGGGCGGCCAGGAGGATGGGGCCGATCGAGCGCTCCGGCATGGACCCGTGCGCCCCCCGGCGGCGGAAGGTCACGCGGAAGGAGTCGGCGAGGGACATCGCGTCGCCGGTGACGTAGCGGACGGTGCCCGCCCGCGCCGGCATGACGTGCTGGCCCAGCACGGCGGCGGGGCGGGGCACCCGGTCCCACAGTCCGTCCTCGAGCAGCGCGCCGGCGTCCCGGCCACCTGCACCGTTCCGGACTCCAGCAGCGCCGCCCCGTGGCGGGCCACCGTGCGCTCCGGGGCGCCGAGCACCGTGGCGATCCGTCGCCAGCTGGCGCGGGGGTCCACCTGCAGGGCCGTCGCGACCGCCAGGTCCAGACCTGCGAGCGGGGTGGGGGATGCGCCCACGCTCACGCGTGCGACCGCCCGCTCACGCGCGCCCGCCGCCCGGTGCCACAGTCGGGCGCACGGGGTCGTGCGCCCTCCGCAGGCCGCCCTGCCACAGCGCGGCGAACGGGGTGGCCCCCTCCACGGCCTGGGCGATGCCCGCGGCCACGAACTCCTTCGCGCGACGGGCGGCCTCGAGGGGGGTGGCGCCCTTGGCGAGCTCGGCGGTGACGGCGGCGGCCAGCGAGCAGCCGGCGCCGGAGACGCCGGCCTCCCCGATCTTCGGGTGGACGAGCACCTCCACGGTGTCCCCGTCCACGAACACGTCCACGGCGTCCGGGCCCGCGATGTGCATGCCGCCCTTGGCGAGCACGGCCGCGCCGGAGATCTCGTGGATTCGCTCGGCGGCGGCGGTCAGGTCCTCCACGGTGCGCACGGTCATGCCGGAGAGCTGCTCGGTCTCGAAGTGGTTCGGGGTGGTGAAGGTGGCCAGCGGGAGCAGCTCGTCCCTCAGGGCCCGGTCCGTGTCTAGCGCGTGGCCCGGCTCCTGGCCCTTGCAGATCAGCACCGGGTCCAGCAGGACGTGGTCCCACTCCTGGCGCTTC belongs to Micrococcus sp. 2A and includes:
- a CDS encoding peptidase dimerization domain-containing protein → MPRPAAVLGQHVMPARAGTVRYVTGDAMSLADSFRVTFRRRGAHGSMPERSIGPILLAAHAVTRLQGVVSREVAPSDRAVVTVGTFHAGLKENVIPDTAEIALNVRTPTPEVRAKVSAAIHRILTAEALASGAPEPEIVRYNSFPRTHNDVELTPSVMDALRAELGAEAVTEMPPLMGSEDVGALADALGVPLVYWFLGGFEGDELEDNPANHTPQFAPVLEPTLTTGVHAALAGILHVLGR
- a CDS encoding hydroxymethylpyrimidine/phosphomethylpyrimidine kinase, yielding MPQTAHSPQHSASAPALALAIAGSEATGGAGAQADLKTFQELGVFGVVSLTCIVSFDPQDEWSHRFFPVPTAVLADQLEAVQADYAGRLRTVKLGMMGSPETVRTTAEALKRQEWDHVLLDPVLICKGQEPGHALDTDRALRDELLPLATFTTPNHFETEQLSGMTVRTVEDLTAAAERIHEISGAAVLAKGGMHIAGPDAVDVFVDGDTVEVLVHPKIGEAGVSGAGCSLAAAVTAELAKGATPLEAARRAKEFVAAGIAQAVEGATPFAALWQGGLRRAHDPVRPTVAPGGGRA